A DNA window from Hordeum vulgare subsp. vulgare chromosome 1H, MorexV3_pseudomolecules_assembly, whole genome shotgun sequence contains the following coding sequences:
- the LOC123411834 gene encoding uncharacterized protein LOC123411834 isoform X3, whose product MAMIRAKWFLTGVPVGFWWGWKKSSEWELEAMVESVLPRPVARHVVDFLPKGTAEARHKARLEESIRDNARKQEETIRKQDEALRRMEATSLRQEHTIGLLHAVIARLQEADDQRLVQKQGSPSPTTTTAPPSPPKQ is encoded by the coding sequence ATGGCGATGATCAGGGCCAAGTGGTTCCTGACGGGCGTGCCGGTGGGGTTCTGGTGGGGGTGGAAGAAGAGCAGCGAGTGGGAGCTGGAGGCGATGGTGGAGTCGGTGCTGCCGCGCCCAGTGGCGAGGCACGTCGTCGACTTCCTGCCCAAGGGCACCGCCGAAGCGCGCCACAAGGCGCGGCTGGAGGAGTCCATCAGGGACAACGCCCGGAAACAGGAGGAGACCATCCGGAAGCAGGACGAGGCCCTCAGGAGGATGGAGGCCACCTCGCTGAGGCAGGAGCACACCATCGGCCTGCTGCACGCCGTCATCGCGCGCCTGCAGGAGGCCGACGACCAGCGTCTCGTGCAGAAGCAGGGCTCGCCGTCGCCCACGACCACGACGGCGCCGCCTTCACCGCCGAAGCAGTAG